The following nucleotide sequence is from Borrelia sp. A-FGy1.
TTGTCTTTATTTATGAGTATGTTTTGAAAAATGGTTTGCTTTTCTATCCAGTCTCCAAGTTCTTTTGTTTTGTCTCTTTTATAAATTTTTTTTATGTATCTAATCATCTCTTCTGTGTTTGCAAAATAAGACTTGAAGGTTTCAAATTCATAATGATTTATTGCTAATTCTTTTTTAAGTAGTTCTTCTTTTCTTAAAAATTCATAGACTATTTCATCTATTTCTGATGTTAAATTTTCTTTTATTCTATATTGATAGAAGTTTCCTGTTTCAATTTGAAAATTATTTAGAGAATGTAATGCAAATTTGTGTATAGTTGAAATAAAAATTTTATTTGATTGTTCATAAATTTCTTTTAGTAATTTATCTGTTTTTGAATTATTGTATGCATTTTCAATTGATTTTAATATTCTAATATACATTTCTTCTGTTGCTTTTTTTGTAAATGTCAGCACCAATACTTCGTTTGGAGAGTATATTTTGTTTATGAGTAAACTTGTAATAGTGTTTTCAAGTGTATAGGTTTTTCCAGTTCCTGCTGAAGCTTCAATTAGTATTTTTTGATTGTATTTGATTTTATCTAATATTTCTTGCATAAAATTAACTTTATGTCTTCATAAATTTGATATAAAAGTCTTTTAGTAATTTTTCTAAACTTCCATTTATCTTTAAATCATGAGTATCTTGGAATCTATTATAATAAGGACACCATGATATATCTTTTTGAGGGAATACATATTCCATCTTTTTTGTAAGAGCAATACTTTTTTGAGGATATTCTATTTGTGCTTTTATGGTATTGTAAAGTTCATTTATGTCTTTTATTTTAGTTAAGCTTTTATGTATTAAATTTCTGTAAATGGGAGTAGGATAACTTGAAATATATGCTATTTGTTTTAGCAGATTTTCAAGATCTAGGATGTTTATTTCTGTATTTTCATATTTATTATCAATCGATAACTTAGCAGTTTCGTAAGAGATTTTTATTTCTTGAATTGAATCCATATTCTCTATATTGCTTTTTAAGAGGAGTCCTATTATATATAGGTCTATTTTTCTAATAATTGAATCGCTGCTATTTCTTTTTTTTTCTAAAAAAAAGTGATAATATCTATTGTCAATTTTGCATATGTTTTTAAGAGTTCCATTTAATTTGAATTCTAGTATTTCATCTTTTATTTTAATAGGTATTATTTTATTTAATTTGATATTGATAGGTTTCACTTTAAAAAATTCTTGGAAGTTTATTTCAATATTATTTTTTATCTTTTTGAATTTTGATATGAACTCTTCTTTAATTGTTTCTTTTTTGAAATTTAAAGGAACTATGCCTTTCTGTATTTGATGATTGATAGTACTATCTATTTTTTTAAGTATTTGATGTTCATTAGTTTCATCTTTTATATATTCATAAATTGGCATAAAATTTTCCATTAACTTGTAGTTAAAACTAAGAATATCTATAATTTGTTCTTCTTGTTTTTTTTTGATTTCATTAATTTTACTTATGTCATTAATATGTACATTTAATATTTTTTCGTAAAAGTATTTGTATGGGTTAGTTATAGCTTTATTGATATCCTTTATTTTTAATGAGATTTGTTTTTTAAACTTAATTCTTTTCTGTATTAATTTTCTATAATTACCTTTCTTTAATGATTCTGCAATACTGAAGGCATTTATGTCATAATTTATTAAGTTATTAGTTTTTTTTTCTTTAAAATATTCAAAATCATAGTTTTCTTTTGGATGTATTTCAATCTCTAATTCTTGTCCCATGTCTTTTATGTAATTTATTATCTTTTGTATTACTTTGGGTTTATTAATGTCTGGATTTAGAGATTTGCTTAATGAATAATAGAGGTAAAATTTTTTTGATGCTGCAAAAATTATATTAATTAAATTTGAGATATTATATTGTTCCACATTAGCATAATTATAATATTCATTTAATAAATTCATGTTATCAAAGGTTATGTTTGAATTTAATTTTTCACCTCCTAAAAAATGGATTTCAGATTTTTGTAAATACTCAATTTTATCAGAGCTTGCAACAATTATGCCTACATTTTGATTGAGTGATTTATATGGTTTTTGTTCTAAACTATCCTCAAACATTATTTTAAAGAGGGCAAATTCAACTTTTTTATCTTTGACTTTTTCCATGTAATCTTTATAAAGATTTTCATTAAAATCTCTTGAAAAATTTTTGAGGTATTGTATTCTTGTGATTATGTATTCATCAATTTTATCATTATCTTCGAGTTTAATGTATTTATTTATAAATAATTCTATTATTTCTGCCCATTCATATATTGTGTATTTTCTTCCTTTAAAGTAGAGTATATCTTCATATAGGCTTCTTATTATTGTTATTAGTTGTATTATCGAAGTTGGGTCTTGAAAGCTTATATCTTCTTGAAAGTTTTCATTTTCATATTTTTCATTAAAAATATCAGACATTAAGAATCTGTTAAAACCATCTTCCCATGAATTTAGAAAGGTTTTGTCATAAGATAAGTTTTCTTTATGGGTATCATTCATTCCAAAATTAATATTCATTATGTCGCTAAAAGTTATTAAGTGTTGCAATTCATTTGTTGATATATTGAATTTACTCATGACCTTAGTATTGCTTAAAAATTCAATTATTTCTTTTCTGTTAAAGTTACTGATAGTACCTCTATTTGAAATGAATAGTTCCATTAATTTTTTTAAGGCTTTTACACTTTTGCTTTTTGAAATATCTTTAGAGTTTAATATATCAAAGTCAATTTCATATTTGTTTAAAAATTCTTCTATGTATGGAAGGTATTTGTCGATTTCTTTTGGAAGACAAGTTATTACGATATCATTTAGTTTTAAATTATGATTTTGTGTTGAATGTATGATATTGTTTACAAGGATTTCTACTTCTCTTTTTTGTGTTGTTGCCTCTATTATTTTAAAGCTGCTATCTATATTTGATAGAGATTTTCCTGCTATAATGTTATTTTTAAAGCTTGCCAAGAAGGTATTCTCTTCAAATAATTTAGTTTCAATTTCTTCTTCTATTTGTAGTTTTAAGTTGTGTTTCTCTATTTTTATTGGAATCAGTGCTTCTATTAAAGGTGATTCGTAAGATGATGTATCTTTTAAGATTAATTCGTGTATTTCAAGTTTGAAAATTTTTTGCAATTGAAATAAGATTTTTCTGTCAATTTCTCTGGTTTCTCCAATAATTATTATTTTTTTTGTTTCAATGCTTTTTGGTGTGCTTTTTGTTTCATTTTCTATTTGTTTATATAAATCAAATATGTTGATTTGGTTTTCAAATAGTTTTTGAAACATTTCCTTTTGTATTAATTCATATTTGGAATTGATTTTGTCTTTAAATAAGAGTTCATCTTTTCTCCAAACTTCAATTATTTTAGAAAATTTAGCATAGTATTTGTGAAATAGGAGTATAATTCTTGAGGCAAAAATATATCTATTTTTTGTTGATTTGAATTGGTTAATACTTTTTATTTTATTTTCTTTTAAAATATTGTATAGAATAAATTTTTCTGTTTCTGAATAAAGAAGTAGGGTATTGTTTTCAAGAAAATGTTTAATATTTTGGTTTTCTATTAAAAGCTTGTATATTGTTTTCATTATGTTTTTTTTTATATTGAGATTATATGAAACTTCATTTAAAGTTGCTAAATATTTTTTAATTTCATCCTCTAAAATATTGCTTTTTAAAATAATAATGGTTTCTTTTTTAAATATATCATCCTTCCTAATTAATTCTTGAATTTTGTTATAAATTACGTTAACTTTGTTTGTCTTGTATATCTTGTACATAAATTAGTTTATATAGTTTTACTTTCTTTAATTAGTTTATTTCTTAAATTTTTTAAGTTTTCTGTAATACTTACTTTATATATGTGAGGATTTATTATTCTTTTATATGTATGATCAATTTGATTAAGATCATTTTGAGCTCTATGCCTTAGATGTTCTAGACTTATTTCTGATATTTGATTCATTTTATTAATTTCAAAGCTAGTATTTATTAAAAATTCAAAGTTTTCATATGTTTTTATTTCTTTGAACATATTTTCTTGTAAGGGGTGATAAATTGTTAATTTTTTTTTAGAAGATAATATTTCTTTTATCTCTTCTTCTTCTTCTTTTAAAAAGATTAAGTCAAAAATCATTTGTTCATTAGAGTATACCCTAGCAATTCCTTTCGTGGAGGGTAGTGTTGATTTTTCGATATTATTTGATATTTTCATTTTGGGTATAAATTCACCATTTTGATTAATTGATATCATTTTATACACTCCTGAGAGATTTGGATCTCCTTTTGCAGTCACTAAATGGGTACCTACTCCCCAAAAATCAATGGGAGCATTAATTGAGTTTAGATACATAATAATCTCTTCATCTAGTTCGTTAGATACAATTATTTTGACTTCATATAATCCGTTCTCATTAAGTTCTCTTCTTACTTTTTTACTTAAGTATTCAAGGTCTCCGCTATCAATTCTGACAGAGAAATTTTGGCTTTCCTTTGTCTTTAGAGACTTAAATACTTTTATTGCATTTTTAAGCCCGCTATTAAGTGTATCATAAGTGTCAATAAGCAAACTTACATTATGTGGATATATTTTTGCATATTCCCAAAAAGCTTCTTCTTCGCTTTTAAAGCTCATTACCCAGCTGTGAGCCATTGTTCCAGCAACAGGAATATTATATTTATATCCTGCAAGCACGTTGCTTGTAAAATTAGCACCTCCTATATAGGCAGCTTTACTTGCAGAAAGGGCCCCATTAATTCCTTGGGCTCGTCTAAGACCAAACTCAGCTAAAATTTGAGCTCCAGCTTCTTTAATCCTTGATGTTTTAGTTGCGATAAGGCTTTCAAAGTTTATGATGTTTAAAATAAGTCCTTCTATAAGTAAAAGCTCTATTAAGTTTCCTTCAACAATTAGTATGGGTTCATAAGGAAAAACAATTCTTCCTTCTTTTATTGAGGTTATTTTTATGTTTAACTTAAGTGTTTTTAAGTAGTTTAGGAATTTCTTATCAAAGTGGTTTAGTGTTTTTAAATATTCAATCTCTTCTTCTTTAAAATGAAGTTCTTTTAGAATATTAACTAATGTTTGCATTCCTGCTAGAATTATGTATCCATTTTTAAATGGAGTTTTTCTAAAAAACATTTCAAATTTTGATTTTGGATTGATATTTTTTACAAAATAAGCATTCATCATTGAAAGTTCATAAAAGTCTGTAAATAAGGACATGTTATTCATTTTCTACATTATACACCATGCTAATATTTGCTTTTTAATATATAGTCTTGCTTAAATATCCCTTAAATTGAATATTAAATAATATATAATTTTTTATTTAAAATCAGTCTATAGTTTTTGGCTTGATGATAATAGTATAATTTTTATTGGAGATATTTTGCGATGGTAAAGAATATATCTGATTTTGATATTGTAATATTTGGAATTACTGGAAATTTATCAAGAAGGAAACTTATTCCTTCTCTTTTTAGCTTATATAAGGATGGCTATATTAGCAATTTTAGGATTATTGGATTTTCACGTACAACTTTTACTGATGATGAATTTAGACTTTATGTTAAAGATTCTTTGTGGCAAGAAGAGGAAATAGCTTTAGTAGATAATTTTTTGAAGTTTTTTATTTATTTATCAGGAGATTTTAAAGAAGATGAGGCTTATTCTAGATTGTTTAATCTTTTGGGGGAGAAAAAAGATATAGTATATTATCTTTCAACTTCTCCTGAATTTTATGGTGTAATAATTGAAAATTTAAAGCCTTATTCATTAAATGGTACTGGTTCATATTCTAAGATTATTCTTGAAAAGCCTTTTGGTAACAGTCTTGATGCAGCTAGGTATTTAAACTCACTTCTTTATTCTGTTTTTAAAGAAGATCAAATATATAGGATAGATCATTATTTGGGTAAGGAGACGGTTCAAAATATTTTTACATTTAGATTTGGGAATTCCATTTTTGAGAATATTTGGAACAATCGCTATATAGATTTTGTCCAAATCACAGTAGCTGAAGAAGTAGGAGTTGATGGTAGATTTGAGTATTATGACTCTTCAGGTGCTTTGAAAGATATGTTTCAAAATCATATTTTGCAACTTTTAAGTCTTATTGCAATGGAATCACCTATTGGATTTAGTGCGAATTTTATTCATGATGAGAAGGTTAAGGTTTTAAAAAGCTTGAAAAAATTCAAAAAAGATGAAATTGAAAATCATATTATTAGAGGACAGTACGTGAGTTCTCGAGTACAGGGATTTTTAAAGAAAGGGTATAGAGAAGAAGCAGAATTTTTAAAAGCTTCAAATACTGAAACTTATTTAGCAATGAAAGTATTTATTAATAATTGGCGTTGGTCTGGAACACCATTTTATATTAGAACTGGAAAAGCACTTGTAAGAAAATTTTCAGAAGTATATATTCAATTTAAAAAACCTGATTTTACTCTCTTTAACACTAGCTTAAATAATATGTCAAATGCTTTGATTTTTAGAATTCAACCAAGAGATGGAATTGAAATTAAGTTTAATACTAAGCGACCAGGATATAATTATGAAATGCAGGAAGCCAATATGGAATTTTCTTATCATTCTTCATTTAGTAAATTTTTTGGAGAATCTTATGAGCGTTTGCTTCTTGATGCATTTTTAGGAGATAAAACTTTGTATGCTCGTAATGATGAGATTGATAGTTCTTGGGAATTTGTATCAGACATTCTTAATAAATGGGAAAATGTTAAGAATTGGAATTATTTTTATGGATCTGAGGGACCACCACAGGCAAATATGATTTTGGGAAAGGGTCATTTTTGGCGCAGTATGTAAATAATAAATTTAAATATTTAATGTAAAAATAAAAGAGTTTTTAAATGATAATTGTAATGCAGTTTGTTAATTTGTTTTGAATCAAAATTCGTTATTTTTAATAAATACTAAAATATTGATTTAATTGTTATACAATTATGAAAATATATTTGTTAGATTGTAAGTAATTAATTTATTTGATTTACTATTTTGGATTTAAAGGATGTTTTGTATGAAGAATTTTGATGTTAATGTTAAACTGAGTTTTTTAGGGCTATTGCCTTTTATTGTTTTTGTTGTAATTTATTTAGGAACTGGAATTTACTTAGAATTTATAGGTATAGAAATGGCTTTTTATCAGCTTCCTGCAAGTGTTGCAATGCTTATTGCATCTATTACAGGATTTTTTGGTTTTAAAGGAAAATTTGAAGATAAAATTCATAGTTTTGTTGAAGGTGCTTCTCAGTATGACATTATTTTGATGTGTCTTATCTTTTTATTGGCAGGTGCTTTTTCTACTCTTTGTAAAGAAATAGGTAGTGTTGAGTCGGCTGCTAATATTGGGCTTAAATATATAGGCTCTAGGTGGATTATTTCGGGGATATTTTTAGTTACTTGTTTTATTTCTTTCTCATCAGGAACTTCTGTAGGAGCAATTGTAGCTATTGCTCCTATTGCTTTTGAGATTGCAAGTAAGGTCAGTATTAATTTAAATCTAATGGCTGCTGCTGTTATGTGTGGTTCTGTATTTGGAGATAATCTTTCTTTGATATCAGATACAACTATTGTTTCAAGTCGTACTCAGGGCAGTAAAATTATAGATCTTTTTAAGACTAGTTCTATATATGCTTTTCCTTCAGCTATACTTACTTTTTTTGGATTTTATTTTCTTTCAAATAATTTATCTAATATAGAATCTTTGTTTAGTAGTTCAGTAGATTTGATTAGAGTAGTGCCCTATCTTGTTATTATTATTTTGTCTCTTTTAGGCTTAAATGTTTTTTTTGTTTTATTTATGGGTATTGTATTTGTAAGTGTTATTAGTATTTTTTATGAAAATTTGCAATTTTTATATGTGATGAAAAAAATTAGTGAGGGGTTTATAGGCATGAGTGATTTAATTTTTCTATCAATGCTGACGGGAGGAGTTTCTTTTATTGTCATTAAAAATGGAGGATTTAAGTGGATTTTAGTTAAGCTTATGACTTTAATACGAGGCAGACGTTC
It contains:
- a CDS encoding exodeoxyribonuclease V subunit gamma, whose protein sequence is MYKIYKTNKVNVIYNKIQELIRKDDIFKKETIIILKSNILEDEIKKYLATLNEVSYNLNIKKNIMKTIYKLLIENQNIKHFLENNTLLLYSETEKFILYNILKENKIKSINQFKSTKNRYIFASRIILLFHKYYAKFSKIIEVWRKDELLFKDKINSKYELIQKEMFQKLFENQINIFDLYKQIENETKSTPKSIETKKIIIIGETREIDRKILFQLQKIFKLEIHELILKDTSSYESPLIEALIPIKIEKHNLKLQIEEEIETKLFEENTFLASFKNNIIAGKSLSNIDSSFKIIEATTQKREVEILVNNIIHSTQNHNLKLNDIVITCLPKEIDKYLPYIEEFLNKYEIDFDILNSKDISKSKSVKALKKLMELFISNRGTISNFNRKEIIEFLSNTKVMSKFNISTNELQHLITFSDIMNINFGMNDTHKENLSYDKTFLNSWEDGFNRFLMSDIFNEKYENENFQEDISFQDPTSIIQLITIIRSLYEDILYFKGRKYTIYEWAEIIELFINKYIKLEDNDKIDEYIITRIQYLKNFSRDFNENLYKDYMEKVKDKKVEFALFKIMFEDSLEQKPYKSLNQNVGIIVASSDKIEYLQKSEIHFLGGEKLNSNITFDNMNLLNEYYNYANVEQYNISNLINIIFAASKKFYLYYSLSKSLNPDINKPKVIQKIINYIKDMGQELEIEIHPKENYDFEYFKEKKTNNLINYDINAFSIAESLKKGNYRKLIQKRIKFKKQISLKIKDINKAITNPYKYFYEKILNVHINDISKINEIKKKQEEQIIDILSFNYKLMENFMPIYEYIKDETNEHQILKKIDSTINHQIQKGIVPLNFKKETIKEEFISKFKKIKNNIEINFQEFFKVKPINIKLNKIIPIKIKDEILEFKLNGTLKNICKIDNRYYHFFLEKKRNSSDSIIRKIDLYIIGLLLKSNIENMDSIQEIKISYETAKLSIDNKYENTEINILDLENLLKQIAYISSYPTPIYRNLIHKSLTKIKDINELYNTIKAQIEYPQKSIALTKKMEYVFPQKDISWCPYYNRFQDTHDLKINGSLEKLLKDFYIKFMKT
- the zwf gene encoding glucose-6-phosphate dehydrogenase, whose amino-acid sequence is MVKNISDFDIVIFGITGNLSRRKLIPSLFSLYKDGYISNFRIIGFSRTTFTDDEFRLYVKDSLWQEEEIALVDNFLKFFIYLSGDFKEDEAYSRLFNLLGEKKDIVYYLSTSPEFYGVIIENLKPYSLNGTGSYSKIILEKPFGNSLDAARYLNSLLYSVFKEDQIYRIDHYLGKETVQNIFTFRFGNSIFENIWNNRYIDFVQITVAEEVGVDGRFEYYDSSGALKDMFQNHILQLLSLIAMESPIGFSANFIHDEKVKVLKSLKKFKKDEIENHIIRGQYVSSRVQGFLKKGYREEAEFLKASNTETYLAMKVFINNWRWSGTPFYIRTGKALVRKFSEVYIQFKKPDFTLFNTSLNNMSNALIFRIQPRDGIEIKFNTKRPGYNYEMQEANMEFSYHSSFSKFFGESYERLLLDAFLGDKTLYARNDEIDSSWEFVSDILNKWENVKNWNYFYGSEGPPQANMILGKGHFWRSM
- a CDS encoding nicotinate phosphoribosyltransferase — protein: MNNMSLFTDFYELSMMNAYFVKNINPKSKFEMFFRKTPFKNGYIILAGMQTLVNILKELHFKEEEIEYLKTLNHFDKKFLNYLKTLKLNIKITSIKEGRIVFPYEPILIVEGNLIELLLIEGLILNIINFESLIATKTSRIKEAGAQILAEFGLRRAQGINGALSASKAAYIGGANFTSNVLAGYKYNIPVAGTMAHSWVMSFKSEEEAFWEYAKIYPHNVSLLIDTYDTLNSGLKNAIKVFKSLKTKESQNFSVRIDSGDLEYLSKKVRRELNENGLYEVKIIVSNELDEEIIMYLNSINAPIDFWGVGTHLVTAKGDPNLSGVYKMISINQNGEFIPKMKISNNIEKSTLPSTKGIARVYSNEQMIFDLIFLKEEEEEIKEILSSKKKLTIYHPLQENMFKEIKTYENFEFLINTSFEINKMNQISEISLEHLRHRAQNDLNQIDHTYKRIINPHIYKVSITENLKNLRNKLIKESKTI
- a CDS encoding Na+/H+ antiporter NhaC family protein; the protein is MKNFDVNVKLSFLGLLPFIVFVVIYLGTGIYLEFIGIEMAFYQLPASVAMLIASITGFFGFKGKFEDKIHSFVEGASQYDIILMCLIFLLAGAFSTLCKEIGSVESAANIGLKYIGSRWIISGIFLVTCFISFSSGTSVGAIVAIAPIAFEIASKVSINLNLMAAAVMCGSVFGDNLSLISDTTIVSSRTQGSKIIDLFKTSSIYAFPSAILTFFGFYFLSNNLSNIESLFSSSVDLIRVVPYLVIIILSLLGLNVFFVLFMGIVFVSVISIFYENLQFLYVMKKISEGFIGMSDLIFLSMLTGGVSFIVIKNGGFKWILVKLMTLIRGRRSAEFAIALLVSIFDIFLANNTIAILICGRVVKEISVKNKIPSYRSSSLLDIFSCVFQSFIPYGAQMIVLIGIFDGLVSPIGVISFLIYQLFLLIFVILSMFGLDIKNFSWAFTKN